The genomic segment ATACAGAGTTGCATTGCACAACATGGAGCTATAAAAGAAGTTGGTGTTGTAACTGATGATAAAGATTATATTCTGGCATATTATGTAGAAAACTTTAAAGTTTCCTCAAAAGAGATTAGAGATTACGTATCAAATAAGTTACCAAATTATATGATTCCTAATAAATTTATCACATTAAATAGTTTACCACATACACCAAATGGAAAATTGGATTTGAAAGTTTTAAAAAGTATGAAAGTAGAGGGGGAAGAAATAAATAAGAAATCAATTTTACCACCTAATAATAAATTACAAAAATTATTGGTTGACTCATGGAAAAGAGTTTTAGAAGTAGATGAAGTAAGTGTTGACGATAATTTTTTTGAGCTTGGTGGTAATTCTATGAAGGTAATAATGTTTATTGCAGATATGAAAAAATTTAATATAGATATTATTATCAATAATGTATTTAGTCATAACACCATTTTAGATTTAGAATATTATTTAAATTCCTTAGTAAAGAAAAATCTAATTAGCAATGGTACGGAAGTAAAGAAAAAAATATTTGAGACATTAAATTTAAATATAAACATTGTAGAGACAATCATAGATAATGAACAGTACATAATTTATTGTGTTGATGATTATAGCGAGGACAATAAACAAAAACTTTTAGAAGCCTTAAATAAATATGTAGATAAGGAAATTTATCCTCATTATATTATTTCTAGCGATAAAGCATTAGCATTAGGTATTGATAGTTTTGAAGGGGAAAGGATAATAAATATTAATCTAAATGATTTTGAGTCGAATTTACATATGCTGAAAATTAATTGCGAGACTATAATAAATGAAATTAATAATAAACATAAAGAGTTTGAAAAGGCTGTATTAATTGGTGAGGTAGAAAAAGAATATAGATTAGCACCAATTCAATATTTTTTCTTAGATAGTGAAAGATACTCGGGCACACTGTTACATTTTGATGATGTATTAAATATCGATATATTTAATAAAGCAATACAGGCACTACTTATTAATCAAGGTATTTTTAGATCAACACTAGTAAAGAGAAATGATATATTGTTTTGGAGTCAACACGAATTAATAAATAATGTACAAGCTCCCTATATAGATATCAGTAATGTAACAAAAGAAAGTAAAGTAAATCTCATGAGAAATATTGCAAGTGACTATTATTTTAAAAGTTATGAACAAATTTCTAGATGTGTGCATAATACAGCAAACAGTAACTATGAAAATAGTTTGTTATATAGAACTTTGCTTGTTAAATCAACTGAAAGAGACTTCTATTTATTTTTACCAGTAAATCATGCAATATTTGATGCGATGAGTGGAGAAATTGTTAAGGGCAGTATTAATGAATTTTATAATAGAATTTTAGACGGTGAAGTAATTGGAATGGAAAATAGTAACCAATATCAGAATTTTATTGAACAGATAAGAAAAGGACCTGTAAATATAAGTGACGAAGAGTTAGTTAAAAAATTAGAAGTTGGTAAATATGTACAATACACTAATTTGCTAAATGAAAAGATAAATAAATATAATCGTGATAAAAGTACTTATATAAAGTTTGAAATTGAAAAACAAGAGGGTGTAAGTGAGGATAATGCATGGGAGGTTGCATTTGAAGTACTTAATATATTTATTCAAGATTATATGGGAGTGAAGAATCTTCCGATAATGTTTTATTATTATGGACGTAATTATGAGAATAAGGGGTATTTCGACACAGTTGGAGAATTTATTGATATGATACCAGTATTTATTGATGGAAAATTAGAGCTTTCTAATATGGTACAGGTAACTCAAGATGCAATAGCTCTTTCTGAAACCCATAATATTAATTTTTCAAATTTAGCAACTAATAAGTCACAACAAGTAAGGACACCTAAGATATGCCGATTTGTTACAGAAACAAATGAAAAATCATCTATAGTGTTTAATTTTCAAGGCAAGCTTGAAGAAAAAGAAATGAAATTATTTGAAGACGTATTATATGAAAGATTAATGCATGAGCTAAATATGGAGGAATCAGTAAATATACACTTTATGACTAGATATTCAAATAATAAAATACAAGTGGATATAAATATTCCATTTGATACGCAAGATAATACAATAATTGAGTTTTTTAAAAGCAATATAGAAAATATTAAAGAGTGCAAGGAGATTAAATATGGTAAATAAAACTGTTTCAAATGAAATTTATATTAAAAAATTTCCGAAAAAAAACATACCTATTTTGTTTTTAAGTAGATTTATTAGTGATTTGGGATCAGCCGTATTTAAATTTGCATTAAGTCTTTATATTTTAGACGCTACAGGATCACCAGCAATATATTCACTTATTTTGACACTGAGTATGATGCCAGGGATATTAATTAGTATAATTGCTGGAACAATTATAGATAAATATGACAAGAAAAAGATAATACTTTGGGCAGATATTATTAGCAGTATTTTAGTTTTGAGTATGTTTATATCATTAGAAATGATAGGAAATAATATTTTCATTCTAGGAATATGCGTTGTTAGTGTAAGTGTAGTTCAATCATTTTTGAATTTGGGTATTAATTCCTGTCTAGCGAACATTGTAGAAGAGGACGAGCTTCCAAAAGCAAATTCATTTTTTCAAGGTATGGGTGCTATTATAACAATTCTAGGCCCAGTAATTAGTGCACTGCTTTATAAGGTAATAGGAATTAAACTAATAATGTGTATAGATGGAGTTTCTTATATTATAGGAGCTATTCTTACATTTTCATTAGTATTTACAAGCAATAGAAATTATAACGAACATGAGACTGATAAATTTATCGATAATTTAAAATTTGTATTCAAATATGTTAAAGAAACAACTGGTATAAAGTTTTTTATGATTATATTAGCAATATTAACATTCGTGTATTCTCCACTTACAATGGTCGCAATTCAATATATTATGAGAATTGAGATAGTATCATCAGAATATCAGTTATCGTTTATACTTGCAGCATTAGGTATAGGAGTAATTGCAGGTGCAATTTCAGTAGGTATAATAAAAAATACTAACTCAGTCCTAAGAAAATTACCAATTTTATTTTTGCTTTTAGGTATTAGTGTAATTGCGTGGGTTATACCAGTTAGAATAGAGTATGCAATTAAGAATCAACAAACTATTTTAAACGTACCAAATTTTATTCAAGGTATTTTAAGTGGATGGAATACTTGGAACACTACTATAATTTTTTCTGTAATAATGTTTTTTATGGGTGTACTATACACAATGATAATTGTTCCAACCTATACTTATCTTCAATTAAATGTTCCGGAGAATATGAGAGGCAGGATTTTTGGAATAGCGACAACAGCATTGAGTATTTCTGGTCCACTAGGGGTTGTTATTTATGGACAACTTCTACAAAACTTTAATTCAATAATAGTAATCGTAGTGTCAGCAGTATCAATTTTAATGGCAATCTTAATATCGGTATTTAGTAAAGATTTCAATAGTTTTAGAAAGTCAGTAAATATTCAATAAATGGTGAATAATTAGGAGGGGAAAATGAAACTTATATTAAAATATTTTTTATACAACATATGGAATAAAAAGTTAAGATCTTTTATCATTATCTTTTCTATAATGATTACAACATTGTTGGTAATGGCTAATTTAGGTATAAATAATTATTTCATGGCCACATATGATACAAATGTTAAGTATTTATTAGGAAATATAGATATTGTTATAAGTGCATCAAAAAATAGTGATGAATTAATTAAGCAAGGTAGTATAAAACTTAATAGCAGCGATGTTAAAAATAGTTCAGAAATATTTGGTGGACTCGGAAAAATTAAAAATAAAGCTGGGAAAAATATAAAGATAAATATTATTGGTGCAGATACAAATGAACTTAAGAAATTAAAAGTTATTGATAATGAGGAAAATGATAATAATAACGGAATTGTAATATCTAAAAAGGCATTAAACTATTTAGGGGTCAATATAGGATCAGAACTTGAATTGGATGTGCTGGGACAAAAATATAGGAATACTGTAGTAAACGTAGCTGATAACAGTGGAGTGCTTGCTAAGGATGATGAAAATAACATTACTATGGTATTACCTAAAAAAATTGTAGAACAATTTTATCATTCGGAAAATAAAATAACCAACATATATGTAGCTGTAAAGGATGGTAAAGATATAAATAATGTTATGAAAAATATAGAGAATGATAACAGCGGTATAGATGCACAGGCTACACATTCAATTGAGGATTATAAAACTCAAACTGACTCTATATCATTAGCTTTATTATTTGTATTGGTAATTACAATATTTATAAGTGTATATTTAATTTCATTTCTATTTAAGGTAATGGGAGCAGAACGAATAAGCGTAATTGGGACTTTTCAAAGTGTAGGAGCAACTAAAGGTGAGATAAGCCTATTGTTTATTGGTGAAAGTTTAATTTATGGAATTTTAGGATTTATATTAGGGATAGGGGTAAGTAATTTTACACTATCAAATATATATTCTATGCTAAATCAATTTCAGACAAGTAATACAAATGCTATTCCTATAATGGAACCAGTTAATATACTAATAGCTTTTGCTGTTGCTGTAGGGATATCTTTGATTAGTAGTTTAACTATAACTTTCAATATTAATAAAATTCAAGTGAAAAATCAAATAATAAATACATTAAAGCTAACAAAAGATGTAAGCATTGCTCATGTAGCTTTTGGAATAATAAGTTTTGGCGTAAGTGCAGGATTGTATTTTTACAACAAAAACTACAATAGTATTATAGGTGCAATAAGCTTTTTATTTTTAATAATAGGGGGAATTTTAATTTCCTCAATTGTAGTTAATATTTTCACATTGCTTGTATCAAAGACATTAGGTAAGTTTAGTGGCACACTGAATTTGGCAATGAAGAATTTGGAAACGGATAAATTTTTACAAGGAAATATAACACTAATAACTGTTATGATAACGATGATATTAACTATATCCATAGTAATTACGAGTGTTCAATCGTCAATGGTGTCAATGCTTAATCAGAATGATTTTGACGTATCTATTACTAGCATTAGTTCAGATATTAAAACTTACGACAGGATCAGTAAAATAGATGGTGTTAATAAAATGTATTATGAATATTTAGCATTTCCTAAAGCTGAAGCAGCTGAAGCAGGTACACAAACTCTCGGAAATTTAAGTTTAATTGGAATGTCAAAAGATCAACAATTTAGTGATTTTCATAAGAATGGAGTAAAGTATGATAAGAAGTTGGCTGAAAAATTACAAGATGGCGATTATATAATGGTTGATTCTTTCTTTGCAGATAAAAACAATTTAAAAATTAGAGATAAATTATTGGTTACTTATGATTCTGAAAAACTAACAAAACGAAAAAGTAAATATGAGATCATAGGTTTTCTAGACTCTTCTGGGTTTGCAACAACAAGGGATGCAGCAATTATAAGCCTTGATAATATGAAGAGAAGCGTAACTAAAATACCATATCAAATACTTGTGAAATTATCAGATGATAAGAAGAAAAAGGCAACAAGTGATATTACTGATGAACTTATAGACACTCCTGCTGTTGTTAAAACAATTAATCAAAGTATAAATGATAGTATGCAAGGAGTAGATGGATTGATTTCGGTTTTAAGCGTATTAATGGCCCTAGTTTTTGTTTTAGTTGGATTCGGAGTTGTTAATAATTTGTTTATTAGTTTCTTGCAGAGAAAACGTCAAATTGCAGTTTTAAGTTCTGTTGCAATGAGTAATCTTCAAATTACTTGTATGTTTTTTTTAGAAACTATAGCATTGTTTATAATTTCTTTAGGTTCTAGTTGCATATTAAGTTATACAATTTGCATTATGCTTCCTAAAATGCTTTGGGGAACAGGGCTTGCATTTAAATTTTTGTATTCATGGAAAGTATTTGGTATTGTAGCAATTGTATTATTTATACTAATGATTTTGGGTACTATAATAACTTCACTAGGATTAATACGTATGAAAATTATTGATGAATTGAAATATGAATAGAATAATATATGTAGGAGATGGAGTGAATGAAAGACATAATATTAAAAACTGAAAATTTATTTAAAACAGTTACTATAGGAAAAGAAAATACCAATATATTAAATGATGTGAATTTAGAAGTTGAAAAAGGAGAATTCATTTCAATTATGGGCCCATCAGGGTGTGGGAAGAGTACATTACTATATTTATTAGGAGGATTAGATAAACCTTCCGAAGGGAACGTTATATTAAATAATCAAGATATTAATAAATTATCTAATTCTAAAAAGAGTAGATTACGTTGCTCAGAACTAGGTTTTGTATTTCAATTTTATAATCTTGTCCCAGGATTAACTGTAGAGGAAAATATATTACTTCCAGTAGTAATGGCAAGAGAAAAGAGAGCGGATGTGAAGGAAAAGTTAGAGGAATTACTTAAAATAGTTAACTTGACAGATAAAAAAAAGCTTCGTCCTCATCAGCTTTCAGGAGGACAGCAACAAAGAACAGCAATTGCACGTGCACTTATAACAAATCCTAGTGTACTTCTAGCAGACGAACCAATTGGAAATTTAGATAGTGTATCTGGAAACGAAGTAATGAAACTTTTTAAAAGGATAAATGATGAACAAAAAGTTACGATAATTCAAGTTACTCACTCAAATGAATCTGCAGAATATGGAAATAGAATAATTAGAATGCGTGATGGACGGATTATTAACCATAGAGATGGAGTTGTAACGAATGAATAATAAAAAGATAGCAGCACTGTTTCCAGGACAAGGTTCACAATATATTGGAATGTGTAATAAGTTTGCAGACAATAAATGTGTAAACTTAATATTAGAACAAGCATCGAATAAATTAAATATTGATATAAAGAAAATGTGTAATGAAGAAAATAAGGATATTTTCAAAACTGAATTTGCACAGCCAATTATATTAACTGTAAGTTATATTATGTACAAGCTTTATAGAGAACTTGGAGGGGACGTACCAGATATAGCATTAGGACATAGCTTGGGAGAGTTTTCAGCATTGACATGTGCAGGGTGTATAAGTTTTGAAGATGCATTGGAACTTGTGAGCATGAGAGGTAAATTAATGAGTACTGTAGACAATGGCTATGCTATGACTGCAGTAGTTAATGTTAGTTATGAAAATCTTGAAAAAGTAATAGCAAAAATGAATGAAAAAATATATATATCCAATTATAACTCTCCAACTCAAGTTGTTATATCTGCTAAGGCAGATATTATTGGAAAATTTGAAAAAGAAATTGAAATATTAGGTGGGAACACAAAAAGATTAAAGACATCTCAACCGTTTCATACTGAAATTATGCAGGGTGTTGCAATTAAATTTGAAGAGTATATAAATAAATGTAAATTTTCAGAGCCAGAGTTTCATGTAATATCTAATGTAACAGCGGAAGTACATAAGGAAGAATTAATTAAAAAAAGACTTATACAGCAAATATACAAGCCAGTAAATTTTACTCAATGTATGAAAACTTTGAGAAGGAGAGGCATAGAGAATGCCATAGAATTTGGGGCGGGGAATGTATTAACGAGGATAGCTATTCAAAATTACAATGAGATATCAGCATATGCAATGGATGAATATGCTGATAGAAAGCAGCTTAATGACTTAATTAAATTTAATAAGAATAAATCAGTATCATTATTATATATAGTAAATTTATGTTTAGCTGAAGTAACAGGAACAAAATTTGAAAATTATATAGTTGAAGCACATAGAGGGTTAAATGAAAATTATAAAAAACTTGAGTTAATTCGTAATAATTTAGAACAGTCCAATAGTTTAAGTCATGAAAATATAGAGGAAAAGTGTGTTGAGTTATTAAAAAAATGTTTAATGTTAAAAAATGTTCCTATGAACGAGCAAAATAGTATATTAACGAACATAACATCATCTTTTAATGTATATAAGGAGCGTGAATATGAATTATAAAACAATTACGGAAGCCGTACTTGATCTTGATAAATGTAGAGAAGAGTCAATAACCTTTATTCTCCATAATGATGAATATAAAGTTAAGTATTCAGATATTTTAGGAAAAGGTAAGCAAGTTTTACACATGATACAGAAGAACGGATTAGTTAAAGGAGATACACTAATTTTTCAGTTCGACGATAATGAACAATTCGTAGTTACATTTATAGCGTGTATTATAGGTGGAATTATTCCTGTGCCTATTGATAGAATACAAAATAAATTTAACATAGAAAGAATTAAAGGGATATTACAAAAGATGCCTAATTCATGGATTATTACAAGTGATTATGTATTAAATAGTGTCTTACAAATTATTGAACATACAGATGATAGTGCATTGATAGAAAAATTTGAAAAACAAGCCATTAGATACGAAAATTATACTGAATTTAATGAATCACAAAAAATTTGCAACCCTAAAGAAGATGATATTTGCTTAATACAATATTCATCAGGTTCAACTAGTCTACCAAAAGGAGTTCAAGTGACACATAAAGCGCTGATTTCAAATGTATCAGGCATTTATGAAGCCGTTGGCGGTACAAAAGAAAGTGAAATATTAACATGGACACCATTAACACATAATTTAGCGTTAATACCTTTTGTGGTACTGCCTTTAGTATATAAAGTTAACACTCATATAATGCAAACATCAATGTTTTTACAAAATCCACTTAATTGGTTACAAAAAATTGATGAGCACAAAATAACTTTTTCTGCAACACCAAACTTTGCATTTAAGTATGTATTACAAGCAATTCAAAAGCTAGGACTTCCTAAATTCGATTTATCATCATTAAAAGTTATTTTTAATGGTGGAGAGCAAATTTCTTTTGAGGCATGCGAAAGTTTTGTAAATATATTAAAACCGTTACAGTTATCACACAATTCAATTATTTCTGTGTATGGAATGTCAGAAGCAACGGTTTGCGTAACTATATCCCCTGTTAATGAACATATTTATGCAGGATATTATAAACGTGAAAGTTTAATTGGTGGAAAAAAGGTTGAGTTAGGTGATGAACAAAGTAATGACATCTGTCTGGTAGATGTTGGATATCCTTTGAATGGAATACAAATTAGAATCTGCGATAACAATAAAGTTTTAGTAGAAGAAGGAGTGGCGGGTGAAATTCAGTTGAGGGGAGACGCTTTGACTCCAGGATATTACGAGTTAGAAGAGGCTACGAAAAATCTTTATACTGATGATGACTGGTTAAAGACTGGAGATATTGGTTTTTTAAATAAGGGTAGATTAACTATTATAGGCCGTGAAAAGGATTTAATAATTGTTAATGGAAAAAATATCTACTGTCATGATGTTGAGAAATATGTAGAAGACTCAGGAGAATGTATAGAATTACAGGTAGTAGCTGTGGCAGCTTTTGATTCTATCTCACAGCGAGACAGAGCAGTTATATTTATTGAAAGTGATATAACATTTGATCAATTTAAAATTATGGCACTCCGAATAAAAGCATATATGGCATTAAACTATGGTTTAATAATTGATGATATTTTACCAGTGAGTAGTATACCTAAAACACTAAGTGGTAAGAAACAACGTTACAAATTAGCAGAGGATTATAAAAAAGGTGAATTTAACCAAATAAAGCAACAAATTAATACTATAGATTGCGGATCTAAATATTTAAAAAGTCCTAAAACTGGAACAGAAGAGATACTTTTTAATATATGGTGTGATGTTTTGAAAAATGATAAGTATGGAGTTGGTGATAATTTCTTTTTATTAGGTGGAAATTCTATTAAAGTTATTGCTATGGTTGGGTTAATAAAAGAAAGATTAAATAAGACGATCCCTGCATCTGTAATATTTAAAAATCCTACTATAGAAAGTTTATCTGTTATTATAGATAAAATGAATAGTGAAAATAATTTTACATTGAAGAATAATCCTAAAGAAGAGTATTATCCATTAAGTAAAGAACAACTTAGAATTTACATTAGTGCATGTCTTGCAGAAAATAATACTGTGTATAATATTCCTATAGCTGCAAGGATATACAATTGTTTGATTGATCCAGTAAAGGCTCAAAATATTATTAATATGTTAGTTCAAAAGTATGAAATTTTACGTACTAGCATAGAACTTGTGAATTTATCTCCTATGCAAAAGGTGCACAATAACGTTGAGATAAATGTTGGGTATAGGGAAATAGATGAAGAAGAGTTAAAGCTCGTTATTGAAACATTTGTAAGACCATTTAACTTAACAGAATCTCCTTTAATGCGTTTAGAAATAAATAATGTCGAAAATGATACGATTATTTTAATAGATATGCATCATATTATTAGCGATGGTACAACTATTTCACTTTTTTTAAATGAATTTTTAAATATATATTATGGAGGAGAACTTCAGCCACCAAGATTCCAATTTAAAGATTATGTAGATTATCAAAATAGTTCGGAATATGATTTAAAAATTCAAAAAATGGAAAAATATTGGATTGAACAATTTAACACAGAGGTATCACCAGTATATTTACCGGAGGATTTTGATAGATTAAAAGTTAAAAGATATAATGGTAAAAGAATAAGCTTTCAGTTAGATAAAGAAATTATAACAGAGGTATTAAATATAGGAAATAAATATAATGTAACTGAATTTATGACATTTTTATCTATATATAATATTTTTATAAATCTTTATACTGGAGAAAATGATATTGTAATTGGAACACCTGTGGCGGGGAGACATTTAAATGAAATTCAAGATATGTTAGGTGTGTTTATAAATATGGTTCCAATACGTAATAATTTTAATGATGAAGTGAAATTTAGTGAATTGTTAAAAATTGTATCAAATAACGTAATAAATGCACTTGATAAGGGAGAATATCCTTTTGATATGTTAATTAAAAAGTTAGGAATTAAGACGGATTCTAGTACAACGCCCTTATTTAATATAGCATTTGTTTATCAGAATTTTATGTATCCTGAAGTTCAAGG from the Clostridium sp. CM027 genome contains:
- a CDS encoding MFS transporter; translation: MVNKTVSNEIYIKKFPKKNIPILFLSRFISDLGSAVFKFALSLYILDATGSPAIYSLILTLSMMPGILISIIAGTIIDKYDKKKIILWADIISSILVLSMFISLEMIGNNIFILGICVVSVSVVQSFLNLGINSCLANIVEEDELPKANSFFQGMGAIITILGPVISALLYKVIGIKLIMCIDGVSYIIGAILTFSLVFTSNRNYNEHETDKFIDNLKFVFKYVKETTGIKFFMIILAILTFVYSPLTMVAIQYIMRIEIVSSEYQLSFILAALGIGVIAGAISVGIIKNTNSVLRKLPILFLLLGISVIAWVIPVRIEYAIKNQQTILNVPNFIQGILSGWNTWNTTIIFSVIMFFMGVLYTMIIVPTYTYLQLNVPENMRGRIFGIATTALSISGPLGVVIYGQLLQNFNSIIVIVVSAVSILMAILISVFSKDFNSFRKSVNIQ
- a CDS encoding ABC transporter permease, which translates into the protein MKLILKYFLYNIWNKKLRSFIIIFSIMITTLLVMANLGINNYFMATYDTNVKYLLGNIDIVISASKNSDELIKQGSIKLNSSDVKNSSEIFGGLGKIKNKAGKNIKINIIGADTNELKKLKVIDNEENDNNNGIVISKKALNYLGVNIGSELELDVLGQKYRNTVVNVADNSGVLAKDDENNITMVLPKKIVEQFYHSENKITNIYVAVKDGKDINNVMKNIENDNSGIDAQATHSIEDYKTQTDSISLALLFVLVITIFISVYLISFLFKVMGAERISVIGTFQSVGATKGEISLLFIGESLIYGILGFILGIGVSNFTLSNIYSMLNQFQTSNTNAIPIMEPVNILIAFAVAVGISLISSLTITFNINKIQVKNQIINTLKLTKDVSIAHVAFGIISFGVSAGLYFYNKNYNSIIGAISFLFLIIGGILISSIVVNIFTLLVSKTLGKFSGTLNLAMKNLETDKFLQGNITLITVMITMILTISIVITSVQSSMVSMLNQNDFDVSITSISSDIKTYDRISKIDGVNKMYYEYLAFPKAEAAEAGTQTLGNLSLIGMSKDQQFSDFHKNGVKYDKKLAEKLQDGDYIMVDSFFADKNNLKIRDKLLVTYDSEKLTKRKSKYEIIGFLDSSGFATTRDAAIISLDNMKRSVTKIPYQILVKLSDDKKKKATSDITDELIDTPAVVKTINQSINDSMQGVDGLISVLSVLMALVFVLVGFGVVNNLFISFLQRKRQIAVLSSVAMSNLQITCMFFLETIALFIISLGSSCILSYTICIMLPKMLWGTGLAFKFLYSWKVFGIVAIVLFILMILGTIITSLGLIRMKIIDELKYE
- a CDS encoding ABC transporter ATP-binding protein; this translates as MKDIILKTENLFKTVTIGKENTNILNDVNLEVEKGEFISIMGPSGCGKSTLLYLLGGLDKPSEGNVILNNQDINKLSNSKKSRLRCSELGFVFQFYNLVPGLTVEENILLPVVMAREKRADVKEKLEELLKIVNLTDKKKLRPHQLSGGQQQRTAIARALITNPSVLLADEPIGNLDSVSGNEVMKLFKRINDEQKVTIIQVTHSNESAEYGNRIIRMRDGRIINHRDGVVTNE
- the fabD gene encoding ACP S-malonyltransferase, with product MNNKKIAALFPGQGSQYIGMCNKFADNKCVNLILEQASNKLNIDIKKMCNEENKDIFKTEFAQPIILTVSYIMYKLYRELGGDVPDIALGHSLGEFSALTCAGCISFEDALELVSMRGKLMSTVDNGYAMTAVVNVSYENLEKVIAKMNEKIYISNYNSPTQVVISAKADIIGKFEKEIEILGGNTKRLKTSQPFHTEIMQGVAIKFEEYINKCKFSEPEFHVISNVTAEVHKEELIKKRLIQQIYKPVNFTQCMKTLRRRGIENAIEFGAGNVLTRIAIQNYNEISAYAMDEYADRKQLNDLIKFNKNKSVSLLYIVNLCLAEVTGTKFENYIVEAHRGLNENYKKLELIRNNLEQSNSLSHENIEEKCVELLKKCLMLKNVPMNEQNSILTNITSSFNVYKEREYEL
- a CDS encoding condensation domain-containing protein, producing the protein MNYKTITEAVLDLDKCREESITFILHNDEYKVKYSDILGKGKQVLHMIQKNGLVKGDTLIFQFDDNEQFVVTFIACIIGGIIPVPIDRIQNKFNIERIKGILQKMPNSWIITSDYVLNSVLQIIEHTDDSALIEKFEKQAIRYENYTEFNESQKICNPKEDDICLIQYSSGSTSLPKGVQVTHKALISNVSGIYEAVGGTKESEILTWTPLTHNLALIPFVVLPLVYKVNTHIMQTSMFLQNPLNWLQKIDEHKITFSATPNFAFKYVLQAIQKLGLPKFDLSSLKVIFNGGEQISFEACESFVNILKPLQLSHNSIISVYGMSEATVCVTISPVNEHIYAGYYKRESLIGGKKVELGDEQSNDICLVDVGYPLNGIQIRICDNNKVLVEEGVAGEIQLRGDALTPGYYELEEATKNLYTDDDWLKTGDIGFLNKGRLTIIGREKDLIIVNGKNIYCHDVEKYVEDSGECIELQVVAVAAFDSISQRDRAVIFIESDITFDQFKIMALRIKAYMALNYGLIIDDILPVSSIPKTLSGKKQRYKLAEDYKKGEFNQIKQQINTIDCGSKYLKSPKTGTEEILFNIWCDVLKNDKYGVGDNFFLLGGNSIKVIAMVGLIKERLNKTIPASVIFKNPTIESLSVIIDKMNSENNFTLKNNPKEEYYPLSKEQLRIYISACLAENNTVYNIPIAARIYNCLIDPVKAQNIINMLVQKYEILRTSIELVNLSPMQKVHNNVEINVGYREIDEEELKLVIETFVRPFNLTESPLMRLEINNVENDTIILIDMHHIISDGTTISLFLNEFLNIYYGGELQPPRFQFKDYVDYQNSSEYDLKIQKMEKYWIEQFNTEVSPVYLPEDFDRLKVKRYNGKRISFQLDKEIITEVLNIGNKYNVTEFMTFLSIYNIFINLYTGENDIVIGTPVAGRHLNEIQDMLGVFINMVPIRNNFNDEVKFSELLKIVSNNVINALDKGEYPFDMLIKKLGIKTDSSTTPLFNIAFVYQNFMYPEVQGIRYTLKDVNTSTSQYDLLLTIYTLDDGFKFEFEYDTDLFKDETIVQFINSFYDIINQITQNPEININKIQIYGKQNSKVTIHMLK